The Allocatelliglobosispora scoriae genome contains a region encoding:
- a CDS encoding UTP--glucose-1-phosphate uridylyltransferase, whose translation MLGHTPAPSASADSGVAGSSSRAVKAVIPAAGLATRFLPATKAVPKELLPVVDRPVLQYIVEEAAAAGINDVLLVTGRGKTSMVDHFDRMPYLESRLEAKGAWDLLAAIRHTSELAEIYTCRQGEPLGLGHAVSYAESHVGGEAFAVLLGDEFCEETRPLLPSMLELQARTGGIVLAFIEVPDDEVNRYGIASVTDAALELTGVSSAGPVVKVTGLVEKPEIGTAPSNYAVVGRYILPSTIFDAIRRTKPGSGGEIQLTDAMSILLEEGTPVHGIVYRGHRYDTGMPLGYLQAVVQLACERPDLGKPFQEWLEAFVDSQRDSRTSGASSLAVDG comes from the coding sequence ATGCTCGGACACACCCCAGCCCCATCCGCCTCCGCCGACAGCGGCGTGGCCGGCTCCTCATCGCGGGCCGTCAAGGCCGTGATCCCGGCCGCCGGCCTCGCCACTCGCTTCCTCCCCGCCACCAAAGCCGTGCCCAAGGAACTCCTCCCGGTCGTCGACCGGCCGGTCCTGCAGTACATCGTGGAGGAAGCCGCCGCCGCCGGGATCAACGACGTGCTGCTCGTCACCGGCCGCGGCAAGACCAGCATGGTCGACCACTTCGACCGCATGCCCTATCTGGAGTCCAGGCTCGAGGCGAAGGGAGCCTGGGACCTGCTCGCGGCGATCCGGCACACCTCCGAACTCGCCGAGATCTACACCTGCCGCCAGGGCGAGCCGCTCGGCCTCGGCCACGCCGTCTCCTACGCCGAGTCGCACGTCGGGGGCGAAGCCTTCGCGGTGCTGCTCGGTGACGAGTTCTGCGAGGAGACCCGGCCGCTGCTGCCGTCCATGCTGGAGCTGCAGGCGCGGACCGGCGGCATCGTGCTCGCCTTCATCGAGGTCCCCGACGACGAGGTCAACCGGTACGGCATCGCGTCGGTCACCGACGCCGCGCTGGAGCTGACGGGCGTCTCCTCGGCCGGCCCCGTCGTCAAGGTGACCGGCCTGGTCGAGAAGCCCGAGATCGGCACGGCACCCAGCAACTACGCAGTCGTCGGCCGATACATCCTCCCCTCGACGATCTTCGACGCGATCCGGCGTACCAAGCCGGGCAGCGGCGGGGAGATCCAGCTCACCGACGCCATGTCGATCCTGCTGGAGGAGGGCACTCCCGTGCACGGCATCGTCTACCGGGGCCACCGCTACGACACCGGGATGCCGCTCGGCTATCTCCAGGCCGTCGTGCAGCTCGCCTGCGAGCGCCCCGACCTGGGCAAGCCGTTCCAGGAGTGGCTGGAGGCCTTTGTGGACTCGCAGCGGGACTCCCGGACCAGCGGGGCGTCCTCGCTGGCGGTGGACGGATAA
- a CDS encoding diguanylate cyclase, translating to MTLRTRLTTAFLVVVLGPVLIGAIVMGTITTAISRDRADERLDLAAATVRNSIGALCGQLTAVAEAIAATPEADRPALADRFVLRGIASGVHVEPVDGLAEGLTTAESPPPPWADCSGRPSVEAGPAAYEAIAARVELVRADGTAVGTVWAARTVDEDFLQQLADATGVEITLLSGSGRSEQGVGRPTADPGAPLNPTPTAETVDLSEPGGDTEAMLKDPGAHAAAVIEAGMVTIDLGPADGSPLPLVLSVPNPGAAGRYAMLAAVVLATAAIAVLAALWLARTTTEPLVALAAAADRVADGDLGARVPVVGDDEVGRLAGAFNRMTGELQSYVEALTASRDQLRGHLGVLGDTLSSTHDLNRILQVILQTARHATGARAGIVLLADPATGTLLGQCTEGLPDADPVRVPIGEGLLGSVAATGSPVRGRIDRDGPMLRAGEPECRTYVVVPFAAVPSPPPVATAFSGGDGVLRGGSPLWPAGLPAASGVLALYDRIGRDEFDAGDLDTLRTFAGQAAVAVDNVRVHEEAQRLSVTDPLTGLFNYRSLRDCIRREVERAHRFGRRLSVLALDLDKFKEINDSYGHAAGDVVLAEFARRIRHEIREVDLAFRHGGEEFVVLLPETDAVGGSTVAERLCTALRAAPIVVPARGPEGEPITVEVTVSIGVAVYPDHGVTSSAVLAAADDALYSAKAAGRNTHRVARDAEEEIPTSYFTADTAASGVAGGTHTPRQGPGR from the coding sequence GTGACGCTGCGCACGCGGCTGACGACTGCGTTTTTGGTCGTCGTCCTCGGACCGGTGCTGATCGGTGCCATCGTCATGGGCACGATCACCACGGCGATCAGCCGGGATCGCGCCGATGAGCGGCTCGATCTCGCGGCCGCGACGGTTCGCAACTCGATCGGAGCGCTCTGCGGGCAGCTCACCGCGGTCGCCGAAGCGATCGCCGCGACACCCGAGGCGGATCGGCCGGCGCTCGCCGACCGCTTCGTGCTCCGGGGGATCGCCAGCGGCGTGCACGTCGAGCCGGTCGACGGCCTGGCGGAAGGGCTCACCACCGCCGAGTCGCCGCCGCCGCCGTGGGCGGACTGCTCCGGTCGTCCGTCGGTCGAGGCCGGGCCCGCCGCCTATGAGGCGATCGCGGCCCGGGTCGAGCTGGTCCGCGCGGACGGCACCGCCGTCGGCACGGTCTGGGCGGCGCGGACCGTCGACGAGGACTTCCTTCAGCAGCTCGCCGACGCCACCGGCGTCGAGATCACCCTGCTCTCCGGCTCCGGCCGCAGCGAGCAGGGCGTCGGCAGGCCCACGGCCGACCCGGGCGCACCGCTCAACCCGACGCCGACCGCGGAGACCGTCGACCTCTCCGAGCCGGGCGGCGACACCGAGGCGATGCTGAAGGACCCGGGTGCCCACGCAGCCGCGGTGATCGAGGCCGGGATGGTCACGATCGACCTCGGTCCGGCCGACGGCTCGCCGCTGCCGCTCGTGCTCTCCGTGCCCAACCCCGGCGCCGCGGGCCGCTACGCCATGCTCGCCGCCGTCGTGCTCGCGACCGCGGCGATAGCGGTGCTCGCCGCTCTCTGGCTGGCCCGGACCACCACCGAACCGCTCGTCGCGCTAGCCGCCGCCGCCGACAGGGTCGCCGACGGCGACCTCGGCGCCCGGGTCCCGGTCGTCGGCGACGACGAGGTCGGCCGACTCGCCGGTGCCTTCAACCGGATGACCGGCGAGCTCCAGTCCTATGTCGAAGCGCTCACCGCGAGCCGGGACCAGCTCCGCGGCCACCTCGGCGTGCTCGGCGACACCCTCTCCAGCACCCACGACCTCAACCGGATCCTGCAGGTCATCCTCCAGACCGCTCGGCACGCCACCGGTGCCCGCGCCGGGATCGTGCTCCTCGCCGACCCGGCCACCGGCACGCTGCTCGGCCAGTGCACCGAGGGCCTGCCCGACGCCGACCCGGTGCGGGTGCCGATCGGCGAGGGCCTGCTCGGCTCCGTCGCCGCCACCGGCTCGCCGGTCCGCGGCCGGATCGACCGCGACGGGCCGATGCTGCGCGCGGGGGAGCCGGAGTGCCGGACCTATGTGGTGGTGCCGTTCGCCGCCGTGCCGTCACCGCCGCCCGTCGCCACCGCCTTCAGCGGCGGGGACGGCGTGCTGCGCGGGGGTTCGCCGCTCTGGCCGGCCGGGCTGCCCGCCGCCTCCGGGGTGCTCGCGCTCTATGACCGGATCGGCCGCGACGAGTTCGACGCCGGTGACCTCGACACGCTGCGCACCTTCGCCGGGCAGGCCGCCGTCGCCGTCGACAACGTGCGGGTGCACGAGGAGGCACAGCGTCTCTCGGTCACCGACCCGCTCACCGGGCTGTTCAACTACCGCTCGCTGCGCGACTGCATCCGACGCGAGGTCGAGCGGGCCCACCGCTTCGGGCGGCGGCTCAGCGTCCTCGCACTCGACCTCGACAAATTCAAGGAGATCAACGATTCGTACGGGCACGCAGCCGGCGACGTCGTCCTCGCCGAGTTCGCCCGCCGGATCCGGCACGAGATCCGCGAGGTCGACCTCGCCTTCCGCCACGGCGGGGAGGAGTTCGTCGTGCTGCTCCCGGAGACCGACGCCGTCGGCGGCTCCACCGTCGCCGAACGCCTCTGCACCGCGCTGCGTGCCGCGCCGATCGTCGTACCGGCCCGGGGCCCGGAGGGCGAGCCGATCACCGTCGAGGTGACCGTCTCGATCGGTGTCGCCGTCTACCCGGATCACGGGGTCACCTCATCGGCGGTTCTCGCTGCCGCAGACGACGCCCTTTACTCCGCGAAGGCGGCGGGACGCAACACCCATCGGGTCGCCAGGGATGCCGAAGAGGAGATCCCGACCTCGTATTTCACCGCAGACACCGCAGCCAGCGGCGTGGCGGGCGGGACACACACACCTCGCCAGGGTCCCGGCCGATAG
- a CDS encoding 5-formyltetrahydrofolate cyclo-ligase, with amino-acid sequence MHDFLILPGDKPAARSVLLKARRARTQSELELAAGRVEVHLSALVRRIGPTTIAAYQPFGTEPGGDLVQVLRTAAPAARIIVPLTLPDRDLDWMVPDDAAPLGLFAVASAQLIIVPALAVDRTGLRLGRGGGSYDRALARADRGATVVALLHDGELADAVPAETHDQRVTGAITPLGGVVWFATGGL; translated from the coding sequence GTGCACGATTTCTTGATTCTTCCGGGGGACAAGCCCGCTGCGAGGTCTGTGCTGCTCAAGGCACGTCGAGCCCGCACGCAATCGGAGCTGGAACTCGCCGCCGGGCGCGTCGAGGTCCATCTCTCCGCTCTGGTACGCCGAATCGGCCCCACCACGATCGCCGCTTACCAGCCGTTCGGCACGGAGCCCGGCGGGGACCTGGTGCAGGTGCTCCGCACCGCTGCCCCGGCAGCGCGGATCATCGTGCCGCTGACCCTGCCGGATCGGGATCTGGACTGGATGGTCCCGGACGACGCCGCTCCACTGGGCCTGTTCGCCGTGGCCTCCGCCCAGTTGATCATCGTGCCGGCACTCGCGGTCGACCGGACGGGCCTGCGGTTGGGGCGGGGCGGCGGCAGTTACGACCGGGCGTTGGCCCGGGCCGATCGGGGGGCGACGGTCGTCGCGCTGCTCCACGACGGGGAGCTGGCGGACGCCGTACCGGCGGAAACTCATGATCAACGAGTGACCGGAGCGATCACCCCGCTCGGCGGTGTGGTGTGGTTCGCCACAGGTGGGCTGTGA
- a CDS encoding FmdB family zinc ribbon protein has protein sequence MPTYQYACTACGHQLEAVQSFSDESLTVCPACDGKLRKLFSGVGVVFKGSGFYRTDSRNAASAAAPASPSSTPSSTPAPAQSTPAPSSSSSTPAPAA, from the coding sequence GTGCCGACGTACCAGTACGCCTGCACCGCCTGTGGTCACCAGCTCGAGGCGGTCCAGTCCTTCTCGGATGAGTCGCTGACGGTCTGCCCAGCCTGTGACGGCAAGCTTCGCAAGCTCTTCTCCGGTGTCGGAGTCGTCTTCAAGGGCTCCGGCTTCTACCGCACGGACTCGCGTAACGCGGCCTCCGCAGCGGCCCCCGCGTCTCCGTCCTCGACCCCGTCGTCGACCCCGGCTCCCGCCCAGTCGACCCCGGCCCCGTCGTCTTCGTCGTCGACTCCCGCCCCCGCCGCCTGA
- the mscL gene encoding large conductance mechanosensitive channel protein MscL: protein MLKGFRDFITRGNVVDLAVGIVIGAAFGAVINQFTQSFLEPLIKVLTGGNEVGGIFKINGVPFDYGAFINAVITFLLTALALYFFVVVPVNRMNERRARAGKLAPEEMSDEVRLLTEIRDGISRR from the coding sequence ATGCTCAAGGGGTTCAGGGATTTCATCACCAGAGGCAACGTCGTCGATCTGGCGGTCGGCATCGTCATCGGCGCCGCTTTCGGCGCGGTCATCAACCAGTTCACGCAGTCGTTCCTGGAACCATTGATCAAGGTGCTGACCGGCGGCAACGAGGTAGGCGGCATCTTCAAGATCAACGGCGTGCCGTTCGATTACGGCGCCTTCATCAACGCGGTCATCACCTTCCTGCTGACCGCGCTCGCGCTCTACTTCTTCGTCGTCGTGCCGGTCAACCGGATGAACGAGCGGCGCGCCCGCGCGGGCAAGCTCGCACCGGAGGAGATGAGCGACGAGGTCCGCCTGCTCACCGAGATCCGCGACGGGATCTCCCGCCGGTGA
- a CDS encoding DUF2231 domain-containing protein produces the protein MFNEINGIPAHPLLVHFAVVFVLLLVVGSVVYALVPFLRKRIGWAVVALAIVAPVCAWFAKEAGESLRAARFAVPGLPANIVAGLDDHQRFGELTEYFSLGLGVATLLLVLVSTARGRATVAEGGDGEPMPKRSTGALIATVGLSIVVVVLAGFTAYYIYKTGDSGAKLVWS, from the coding sequence TTGTTCAACGAGATCAACGGGATTCCGGCCCACCCGCTACTGGTGCACTTCGCGGTCGTCTTCGTTCTGCTCCTGGTGGTCGGATCGGTGGTCTATGCGCTGGTCCCGTTCCTGCGGAAGCGCATCGGCTGGGCGGTGGTCGCGCTCGCGATCGTGGCGCCGGTCTGCGCCTGGTTCGCCAAGGAGGCCGGCGAGTCGCTGCGCGCCGCCCGGTTCGCGGTGCCCGGCCTGCCCGCCAACATCGTCGCCGGGCTCGACGACCACCAGCGATTCGGTGAGCTCACCGAGTATTTCAGCCTGGGGTTGGGCGTCGCCACGCTGCTGCTCGTGCTCGTCTCCACGGCCCGAGGCCGGGCGACGGTGGCCGAGGGCGGCGACGGCGAGCCGATGCCGAAGCGCAGCACGGGTGCGCTGATCGCCACGGTCGGTCTCTCGATCGTGGTCGTGGTGCTGGCGGGGTTCACGGCCTACTACATCTACAAGACGGGTGACAGCGGCGCGAAGCTGGTCTGGTCCTGA
- a CDS encoding Fur family transcriptional regulator produces MSPEELLRARGLRITKPRLAVLEILDTGGHFEVDEIARRCRERLDSVSTQAVYDVLGALSRAGLARRIEPAGSPALYEARIGDNHHHIVCRGCGKIADVDCAVGAAPCLDPSSTAGFTVDEAEVTYWGLCPACQSSPD; encoded by the coding sequence ATGTCCCCCGAGGAGTTGCTGCGCGCGCGTGGTCTGCGGATCACCAAGCCGCGCCTCGCCGTGTTGGAGATCCTCGACACGGGCGGCCACTTCGAGGTCGACGAGATCGCCCGCCGCTGCCGGGAGCGCCTCGACAGCGTCTCCACCCAGGCCGTCTATGACGTGCTCGGTGCCCTTTCCCGAGCGGGGCTGGCGCGCCGGATCGAGCCGGCCGGTTCGCCCGCGCTCTACGAGGCCCGGATCGGCGACAACCACCACCACATCGTCTGTCGGGGCTGCGGCAAGATCGCCGACGTCGACTGCGCGGTCGGCGCGGCACCCTGCCTCGACCCGAGCTCGACGGCGGGCTTCACCGTCGACGAGGCGGAAGTGACCTACTGGGGGCTGTGCCCCGCCTGCCAGAGCTCGCCCGACTAG
- a CDS encoding RecB family exonuclease — protein sequence MPERLFVCTPSKLASFDDCPRRYRHTYIDRPTPPKGPPWAHNSLGASVHTSLKNWYATAPDRRRPEIMLTLLRGTWVREGYRDDAQEREVFDRALGWLEAYVETLDPVDEPLGVERTVAAKTSVLALSGRADRIDSRDGEAVIVDYKTGRTGLDQDDARGSQALALYAYAAARVFRRRCVRVELHHLPTGTVAAHEHTEESLARQVARAEGTARDIMAAERALADGTPPDAAFPMQPSSLCSWCDFRKVCPGGADAPVKQQWEAVDNALARGVGERGA from the coding sequence ATGCCGGAGCGGCTCTTCGTCTGCACGCCCAGCAAGCTCGCCTCCTTCGACGACTGCCCCCGCCGATACCGGCACACGTACATCGATCGGCCGACCCCGCCCAAGGGCCCGCCGTGGGCGCACAACTCCCTCGGTGCCAGCGTGCACACCTCGCTGAAGAACTGGTATGCGACGGCACCCGACCGGCGCCGCCCGGAGATCATGCTGACGCTGCTGCGCGGCACCTGGGTCCGCGAGGGGTACCGCGACGACGCGCAGGAGCGGGAGGTCTTCGACCGGGCCCTGGGCTGGCTGGAGGCGTATGTCGAGACGCTCGACCCCGTCGACGAACCGCTGGGGGTGGAGCGCACCGTCGCGGCGAAGACGTCGGTCCTCGCGCTCAGCGGCCGGGCCGACCGCATCGACTCCCGTGACGGTGAGGCGGTGATCGTCGACTACAAGACCGGGCGGACGGGCCTCGACCAGGACGACGCGCGTGGATCGCAGGCGCTGGCGCTCTACGCCTACGCGGCGGCCCGGGTCTTCCGGCGACGATGCGTGCGGGTCGAGCTGCACCACCTGCCGACCGGCACGGTGGCGGCGCACGAGCACACCGAGGAGTCACTGGCCCGGCAGGTCGCGCGGGCCGAGGGCACGGCCCGCGACATCATGGCCGCCGAGCGGGCGCTCGCCGACGGCACACCGCCGGACGCCGCCTTCCCGATGCAGCCGAGCTCGCTGTGCTCCTGGTGCGACTTCCGCAAGGTCTGCCCCGGCGGCGCAGATGCGCCGGTGAAGCAGCAATGGGAGGCGGTGGATAACGCGCTGGCCCGAGGAGTGGGGGAGCGTGGCGCGTGA
- a CDS encoding MarC family protein, translating to MDIALFGTVFVTLLVITDPPGMVPIFLALTGPLPAKERNRAAWQAVALALVVIVIFAVAGQTILDYLQIDLPALKAAGGLLLVLVALELLTGKTDAPSDQATSNIALVPLGTPLLAGPGAIVATMLFVKDATRFPQYAAIAVGIFAVMLSVWLVLRFSGIIVKVLRPGGIEVLTRIAGLLLAAIAVQLMAAGVGDFVFEYQQAHP from the coding sequence GTGGATATAGCTCTGTTCGGCACCGTCTTCGTCACGCTGCTCGTGATCACCGATCCGCCCGGAATGGTCCCCATCTTCCTGGCGCTCACCGGCCCGCTCCCCGCGAAGGAGCGCAACCGTGCTGCCTGGCAGGCGGTCGCCCTGGCGCTCGTCGTGATCGTGATCTTCGCTGTCGCCGGTCAGACGATCCTCGACTACCTGCAGATCGACCTGCCCGCTCTGAAGGCGGCGGGCGGGCTGCTGCTCGTACTCGTCGCGTTGGAGCTCTTGACCGGGAAGACGGACGCGCCGTCGGACCAGGCCACGTCCAACATCGCGCTCGTGCCGCTGGGAACGCCGCTGCTCGCGGGCCCGGGTGCGATCGTCGCCACGATGCTCTTCGTCAAGGACGCCACGAGATTCCCTCAGTACGCCGCGATCGCGGTCGGGATCTTCGCCGTCATGCTCTCGGTCTGGCTGGTGCTGCGCTTCTCCGGCATCATCGTCAAGGTGCTCCGGCCCGGCGGCATCGAGGTGCTGACCCGGATCGCCGGTCTGCTGCTGGCGGCGATCGCCGTGCAGCTCATGGCTGCCGGGGTCGGCGACTTCGTCTTCGAATACCAGCAGGCCCACCCGTAA
- a CDS encoding SigE family RNA polymerase sigma factor — translation MEDEFREFVAARSSALLRTAYLLAGDWATAEDLLQTALTKTYLAWKRLGEIEAVEPYARRVLVNTATSWWRRRWHGERPTEFLPERAAPDRLDEQLNRDLLWKHVKALPARQRAVLVLRFYEDMSEAQTAALLNISPGTVKSQTSRALGTLRQRLAAEGVQAPGLLGLPAAAAPAKASGARTPVARTPAAKASSTTAPAMSEPAAEQPAPVAEQPERALARSVRPVEPRRSVPKPRLSSENIAAVPATAEGR, via the coding sequence ATGGAGGATGAGTTCCGCGAGTTCGTGGCGGCACGTTCATCGGCCCTGTTGCGGACGGCCTACTTGCTCGCCGGTGACTGGGCCACCGCGGAAGACCTGCTGCAGACCGCGCTCACCAAGACCTACCTCGCCTGGAAGCGTCTCGGCGAGATCGAGGCGGTCGAGCCCTATGCCCGCCGAGTGCTCGTCAACACGGCGACCTCCTGGTGGCGGCGGCGCTGGCACGGTGAGCGCCCCACGGAGTTCCTGCCCGAGCGCGCGGCACCGGACCGCCTCGATGAGCAGCTCAACCGAGATCTTCTCTGGAAACATGTGAAGGCACTCCCGGCACGACAACGAGCCGTGCTAGTTCTGCGTTTCTACGAAGACATGTCCGAAGCACAGACTGCCGCCCTGCTCAACATCTCGCCCGGCACGGTCAAGAGCCAGACCTCCCGCGCGCTCGGCACCCTTCGTCAACGGCTCGCGGCTGAGGGCGTCCAGGCCCCCGGCCTCCTCGGCCTGCCCGCTGCGGCGGCCCCGGCCAAGGCGTCCGGAGCCAGGACACCCGTGGCCAGGACGCCTGCGGCCAAGGCGTCCTCGACCACGGCGCCCGCCATGAGCGAGCCCGCCGCCGAGCAGCCCGCGCCCGTCGCGGAGCAGCCCGAGCGTGCGCTCGCCCGATCGGTGCGCCCGGTCGAGCCGCGCCGCAGCGTGCCCAAGCCCCGTCTCTCATCCGAGAACATCGCCGCCGTTCCGGCGACGGCCGAGGGACGATGA
- a CDS encoding PH domain-containing protein — protein sequence MGGLYEPDGPEEPGRRERDTEPIPRTRSEAHSSSDDDTFVGRAHVGANVGGGSGGGGGGSYDAPDYDDLPEISAEELAGLGSDGPISVGPRRVLPLADEPSSLVARYLFPTERYRGEWRKHWIHLTNHILVGAVATLVLGYLTGFLAKNTIPGLSIIAVVVYALIMGWVAWSVADWYFDRFILTNKRVMVVKGLITRDVAMMPLLRVTDMKYQQSPLGRMLNYGTFVLESAGQDQALREVKNLPNPNELYLRVVEEMYEPAAVEARLGKDDEGDG from the coding sequence ATGGGTGGGCTTTACGAGCCAGACGGTCCCGAAGAGCCGGGACGCCGCGAGCGGGATACGGAGCCGATCCCCCGCACGCGGAGCGAAGCACACTCATCGTCCGATGACGACACTTTCGTCGGTCGCGCGCACGTCGGCGCGAACGTCGGTGGCGGCAGCGGTGGTGGTGGCGGCGGTTCCTACGACGCACCCGATTACGACGATCTGCCGGAGATCTCGGCAGAGGAGCTCGCCGGTCTCGGGTCCGACGGTCCGATCTCGGTCGGTCCGCGGCGTGTGCTTCCGCTGGCTGATGAGCCGAGCTCGCTGGTGGCGCGCTACCTCTTCCCGACCGAGCGTTATCGGGGCGAGTGGCGCAAGCACTGGATCCACCTCACCAACCACATCCTGGTCGGTGCGGTGGCCACCCTGGTGCTCGGTTACCTGACCGGCTTCCTGGCGAAAAATACGATTCCCGGCCTCAGCATCATCGCCGTGGTCGTCTATGCATTGATCATGGGTTGGGTCGCCTGGAGCGTCGCCGACTGGTATTTCGACCGGTTCATCCTGACCAACAAGCGAGTCATGGTCGTCAAGGGTCTCATCACCCGCGACGTGGCCATGATGCCGCTGCTCCGGGTGACGGACATGAAATACCAGCAGTCACCGCTCGGCCGCATGCTCAACTACGGCACCTTCGTTCTTGAGTCCGCGGGTCAGGATCAGGCGTTGCGCGAGGTCAAGAACCTGCCCAACCCCAACGAGCTCTACCTGCGCGTCGTCGAAGAGATGTATGAGCCGGCAGCGGTCGAAGCAAGGCTCGGCAAGGACGACGAGGGCGACGGCTGA